A portion of the Syntrophales bacterium genome contains these proteins:
- the tsaE gene encoding tRNA (adenosine(37)-N6)-threonylcarbamoyltransferase complex ATPase subunit type 1 TsaE, translating into MSGNETLILETKSAGMTRALGRVLGGILKAGDVVALAGELGTGKTCLTQGIAEGLDVSADYRITSPTFTLVNEYPGRLPLYHVDVYRLAGRADLYDLGFDEFSEGRGVVVIEWAEKIREAVPEGALWIFLSYVDDETRRIEIDAQEEIPCKNELVEICNRTP; encoded by the coding sequence ATGTCCGGGAATGAAACGCTGATCCTGGAAACGAAGAGCGCCGGCATGACCCGGGCCCTGGGACGGGTGCTCGGCGGGATCCTGAAGGCCGGCGACGTGGTGGCCCTGGCGGGGGAACTGGGGACGGGCAAGACCTGCCTGACCCAGGGAATCGCCGAGGGGCTGGACGTATCCGCGGATTACCGCATCACCAGCCCCACCTTCACGCTGGTGAACGAATACCCGGGGCGCCTGCCCCTGTACCACGTCGATGTTTATCGCCTGGCCGGGCGGGCGGACCTGTACGACCTCGGTTTCGACGAGTTTTCCGAGGGGCGGGGGGTGGTCGTCATCGAGTGGGCCGAGAAGATCCGCGAGGCCGTCCCGGAGGGAGCGCTCTGGATTTTCCTCTCCTATGTAGACGACGAGACGCGGCGGATCGAGATCGACGCACAAGAGGAAATCCCTTGCAAAAATGAACTTGTTGAAATATGTAACCGCACCCCCTGA
- a CDS encoding helix-hairpin-helix domain-containing protein, whose product MCIPRMLRRWCEIPFTDGQRDGTTALFLIAVAVILVFHFTPPAQGLRTASDTDERSGPIAVVLEGGSMVDGVYFLKPGTTHRTLGERIGVPAEAWRCGSCPDRVLATGTFVLWKGPGSGETPRFGPLDAARRLALGLPIDINRSKDWELAMAPGIGPKMAEKIVRFREKRGRIRRLEELTGIRGIKKKRLEALRPYLAVLPDGCWSCEDGFLPDRKGSR is encoded by the coding sequence ATGTGCATCCCGCGGATGCTCCGGAGATGGTGCGAGATCCCCTTTACGGACGGCCAGCGCGACGGTACGACGGCACTCTTCCTGATCGCCGTGGCGGTCATCCTCGTTTTCCATTTCACCCCTCCTGCACAGGGCCTGCGAACGGCGTCCGACACGGATGAGCGGTCCGGCCCCATCGCCGTCGTTCTCGAAGGCGGATCGATGGTGGACGGCGTGTACTTCCTGAAGCCGGGAACCACCCACAGGACTTTAGGGGAGCGGATCGGCGTTCCGGCGGAGGCATGGCGGTGCGGTTCATGTCCAGACAGAGTTCTGGCAACCGGCACGTTCGTCCTTTGGAAAGGCCCGGGATCCGGCGAGACGCCGCGGTTCGGTCCCCTGGATGCAGCTCGCCGTCTCGCCCTGGGACTGCCCATCGACATAAACCGCTCGAAAGACTGGGAGTTGGCTATGGCTCCGGGCATCGGTCCGAAGATGGCGGAGAAGATCGTCCGGTTCCGGGAGAAACGGGGCCGGATCCGTCGCCTGGAGGAGTTGACGGGCATCCGGGGAATCAAGAAAAAGCGGCTGGAGGCGCTTCGGCCTTACCTGGCGGTCCTGCCGGACGGGTGCTGGTCTTGCGAAGACGGTTTCCTCCCGGATCGAAAGGGATCCCGTTGA
- a CDS encoding methyl-accepting chemotaxis protein, translating to MSEAIGFGGFIVGLLVIVLGGLRIIYGKNRPTKMYGVVVPVIVIVALMFYVFGRLAVLSSWVSALTAVFLAGVFVLACFILIARKKAIPIIGSMYGIVTGVDDIVAGTEQMASTSASLAEGASAQAAAIEETSASLEEMTSMTAQNAENAGRASTMMSKEARESFGIVEKKMQQTHDVVMASVRAGEETAKIIKTINEIAFQTNLLALNAAVEAARAGEAGAGFAVVAEEVRSLAMRSAAAARNTEELIADSTGKTRQASALFDEMSRELSRNRDISMKVTDLIGQVAEASKEQAQGIDQISRAVVEMDKVVQQNAASAEEFSAVTQRIRDELVGISGSVDRVKPIIGEEIIMAMGERKGAVRQASFAHSSSYPAHAGSGPERLPAKL from the coding sequence ATGTCCGAAGCAATCGGCTTTGGCGGATTCATCGTTGGCCTGCTGGTCATCGTGCTGGGCGGGTTGAGGATCATCTACGGGAAGAACCGGCCCACCAAGATGTACGGGGTTGTCGTGCCGGTGATCGTGATCGTGGCGCTGATGTTTTACGTGTTCGGCCGTCTGGCCGTTTTGTCGTCGTGGGTGAGTGCGCTGACGGCCGTCTTTCTGGCGGGGGTTTTCGTGCTGGCCTGCTTCATCCTGATTGCCAGGAAGAAGGCGATTCCGATCATCGGCTCCATGTACGGCATCGTGACGGGGGTTGACGACATCGTGGCGGGGACGGAGCAGATGGCCTCCACGAGTGCGTCCCTGGCGGAAGGGGCCAGTGCGCAGGCCGCGGCCATCGAGGAGACCTCGGCGTCCCTCGAGGAGATGACGTCCATGACCGCCCAGAACGCCGAGAATGCGGGACGGGCGAGCACGATGATGTCAAAGGAAGCCAGGGAGAGCTTCGGCATCGTGGAGAAAAAGATGCAACAGACGCACGACGTCGTGATGGCCAGCGTCCGGGCGGGCGAGGAGACGGCCAAGATCATCAAGACCATCAACGAGATCGCCTTCCAGACGAACCTCCTGGCCCTGAATGCGGCCGTCGAGGCGGCCCGGGCCGGTGAGGCCGGGGCCGGCTTTGCCGTTGTGGCGGAGGAGGTCCGCAGCCTGGCCATGCGTTCGGCCGCGGCAGCCCGGAACACGGAGGAACTGATCGCCGATTCGACGGGGAAGACCCGCCAGGCCTCGGCCCTGTTCGACGAGATGAGCCGGGAGCTCTCCCGGAACCGGGACATCTCCATGAAGGTGACGGACCTGATCGGCCAGGTCGCGGAGGCTTCCAAGGAACAGGCCCAGGGGATCGATCAGATCAGCCGCGCCGTGGTGGAAATGGACAAGGTCGTCCAGCAGAATGCCGCCAGCGCCGAGGAATTCTCGGCCGTCACGCAGCGGATCCGGGATGAGCTGGTCGGCATCAGCGGGAGTGTCGACAGGGTCAAGCCCATCATTGGGGAAGAGATCATCATGGCTATGGGAGAAAGGAAGGGAGCTGTGCGACAGGCGTCATTCGCCCATTCCTCGAGCTACCCGGCACACGCAGGGTCCGGTCCAGAGCGCCTTCCGGCGAAACTCTGA
- the folP gene encoding dihydropteroate synthase encodes MRNPRMLHCPTPADAREILRRTGCDPWGIDAMAPKMAGLAVLLEKVSCRDANILKQEMLSAGGDAAVARGTVACSLPFTDVVLMGTVKQLRRFAEKMAFQPFGLKTLAEAIPSLLGRHFRDRHVLRAGKWEMALGERTLVMGILNVTPDSFSDGGLCLAPDQAVARALQMVEEGADWIDVGGESTRPGSDPVSLDEELRRVIPVVETLARQLPVPLSVDTTKAQVARRAVEAGAAMVNDVSAMTFDHDMAGVVAETGAAVSLMHIRGVPRIMQSEYVPYGSVPGDMIAFLEERMEAASAAGVPEERILVDPGFGFGKSDRDNWRMLRHLEEFRSLGRPILVGVSRKASIGRATGGDPPAERLPGTAAAVTAAILNGAAMIRVHDVKAMKKVAAVADAVRRGGEAEAPEGAT; translated from the coding sequence ATGCGGAATCCCAGAATGCTCCACTGTCCGACCCCCGCGGACGCCCGGGAGATCCTCCGGCGCACCGGCTGTGACCCTTGGGGGATCGATGCGATGGCGCCCAAAATGGCCGGGCTGGCCGTTCTCCTGGAAAAGGTGTCCTGCCGGGACGCCAACATCCTCAAGCAGGAGATGCTTTCCGCGGGCGGCGACGCGGCGGTGGCCCGGGGAACCGTTGCCTGCAGCCTGCCTTTCACCGATGTGGTCCTCATGGGCACGGTCAAGCAGCTCCGGCGGTTCGCGGAAAAAATGGCCTTCCAGCCCTTCGGCCTGAAGACGCTGGCGGAAGCAATCCCGTCGCTCCTGGGGCGGCACTTCCGGGACCGACACGTACTCAGGGCGGGAAAGTGGGAGATGGCCCTGGGGGAGCGGACCCTTGTCATGGGCATCCTGAACGTCACCCCCGACTCCTTCTCCGACGGCGGCCTCTGCCTGGCTCCGGATCAGGCCGTGGCCCGGGCACTGCAGATGGTGGAAGAGGGGGCGGATTGGATCGATGTCGGCGGGGAATCGACCCGGCCGGGATCGGATCCCGTTTCCCTGGACGAGGAGCTCCGGCGGGTGATTCCCGTCGTCGAGACCCTGGCGCGGCAGCTCCCCGTCCCCCTGTCGGTGGACACCACGAAGGCGCAGGTGGCCCGGCGGGCCGTCGAGGCCGGCGCGGCGATGGTCAACGACGTCAGCGCCATGACCTTCGACCATGATATGGCCGGGGTTGTGGCGGAGACCGGTGCTGCCGTGTCGCTCATGCACATCCGCGGTGTGCCCCGCATCATGCAGTCCGAATACGTTCCCTATGGCTCGGTGCCGGGGGACATGATCGCCTTCCTTGAGGAGCGAATGGAGGCGGCCTCCGCGGCGGGTGTCCCGGAAGAGCGGATCCTGGTGGATCCGGGGTTCGGCTTCGGCAAGAGCGACCGCGACAACTGGCGGATGCTCCGCCACCTGGAAGAATTCCGGTCCCTCGGCAGGCCGATCCTGGTGGGGGTGTCCCGGAAGGCCTCCATCGGCCGGGCAACCGGGGGTGACCCCCCGGCGGAGCGGCTCCCGGGAACCGCCGCCGCCGTCACGGCGGCCATCCTGAACGGGGCCGCCATGATCCGGGTTCATGACGTGAAGGCCATGAAGAAGGTCGCCGCCGTCGCCGATGCGGTCCGCCGGGGAGGTGAAGCGGAGGCGCCGGAGGGGGCTACGTGA
- a CDS encoding lytic transglycosylase domain-containing protein yields MPVITHMLRGAVLALALLLILTAVPGYVAADIYKYEDETGVIHLTNVPTDATKKYTLIMREPRVIFNRKIARDINKFDPIITKSAQKHGMDPALIKAVIKAESNFNHQAVSPKGARGLMQLMPATASSLQVDDSFHPEKNIDGGVRYLRYLIRLFNGDLRLALAAYNAGEKAVMRYGGIPPYRETQDYVQRVLSYLNGYKK; encoded by the coding sequence ATGCCGGTAATTACGCACATGCTGCGGGGCGCCGTCCTGGCTCTGGCCCTGCTCCTGATCCTGACTGCCGTGCCGGGATACGTCGCGGCGGACATATACAAGTACGAGGACGAGACAGGGGTCATCCATCTGACGAACGTCCCCACCGATGCGACCAAGAAGTACACCCTGATCATGAGGGAGCCGCGGGTCATCTTCAACCGCAAGATCGCCCGGGACATCAACAAGTTCGATCCGATCATCACCAAGTCGGCCCAGAAGCACGGAATGGACCCGGCGCTCATCAAGGCGGTCATCAAGGCGGAGTCGAATTTCAACCACCAGGCGGTCTCCCCGAAAGGGGCCCGTGGTCTGATGCAGCTCATGCCGGCCACGGCGTCGTCCCTCCAGGTGGATGATTCCTTCCACCCGGAGAAGAACATCGACGGCGGGGTCCGATATCTCCGCTACCTGATCCGGCTCTTCAACGGCGACCTCCGGCTGGCACTGGCGGCTTACAACGCCGGCGAAAAGGCGGTCATGCGCTACGGCGGCATTCCCCCCTACCGGGAGACCCAGGACTACGTCCAGCGCGTCCTGTCCTACCTGAACGGCTACAAGAAATAG
- a CDS encoding aspartate kinase, whose protein sequence is MGLIVHKYGGTSVADLEKIENVARKVIRTKEAGNEIVVVLSAMAGETDRLIALAQKASDDPDPREFDSLISTGEQVTVTLLAMVLNRLGYRAKSFLGSQVKVHTDQAFKKARIVEIDQKVLKDELRQGTICVVAGFQGVDDEGNITTLGRGGSDTSAVALAAALRADACDIYTDVDGVYTTDPNICPHARRLSKISYDEMLEMARAGAKVLQPRSVEMAKKFNVPVYVKSTFTDEGGTLVTKEDKDMEKEVVSGVTYDRDQAKITVVRVPDRPGVAAKLFTPLADKNIVVDMIIQNASVEGFTDLSFTVSRKEVKAAREIVEKAARDVGSERVEVDESVSKISIVGVGMISHSGVAAKMFATLAREGINIEMISTSEIKISCVVHSKYTELAVMALHEAFQLEQRS, encoded by the coding sequence ATGGGGCTGATCGTTCATAAATATGGCGGCACATCGGTGGCCGACCTGGAAAAGATCGAAAACGTGGCCCGGAAGGTGATCCGGACGAAAGAGGCGGGGAATGAGATCGTCGTGGTGCTGTCGGCCATGGCCGGTGAAACGGACCGATTGATCGCCCTGGCCCAGAAGGCGTCGGACGACCCGGATCCGCGGGAGTTTGACTCCCTGATCTCCACGGGCGAACAGGTGACCGTGACACTCCTGGCGATGGTCCTGAACCGCCTGGGGTATCGCGCCAAGTCCTTCCTGGGATCGCAGGTGAAGGTCCACACGGACCAGGCCTTCAAGAAGGCCCGGATCGTCGAGATCGACCAGAAGGTCCTGAAGGATGAACTCCGGCAGGGGACGATCTGCGTCGTCGCCGGCTTCCAGGGCGTCGACGACGAGGGGAACATCACGACCCTCGGGCGGGGCGGCTCGGACACCAGTGCCGTGGCCCTGGCGGCGGCCCTCCGCGCTGACGCCTGCGACATTTACACGGACGTGGACGGCGTCTACACGACGGATCCGAACATCTGTCCCCACGCCAGGCGGCTCAGCAAGATCTCCTACGACGAGATGCTGGAAATGGCCAGGGCGGGCGCCAAGGTCCTGCAGCCCCGGTCCGTGGAGATGGCAAAGAAATTCAACGTTCCCGTGTACGTGAAATCAACATTCACCGACGAGGGGGGAACCCTGGTGACGAAGGAGGACAAGGACATGGAAAAGGAAGTGGTCTCCGGGGTCACGTACGACCGGGATCAGGCCAAGATCACCGTGGTCCGCGTGCCCGACCGGCCGGGCGTTGCGGCCAAGCTGTTCACGCCCCTGGCGGACAAGAATATCGTCGTGGACATGATCATCCAGAACGCCAGCGTCGAAGGCTTCACGGACCTGAGCTTCACCGTTTCCCGCAAGGAGGTGAAGGCGGCCCGGGAAATCGTCGAGAAGGCGGCCCGCGACGTCGGCTCGGAGCGCGTGGAAGTGGACGAGAGCGTCTCGAAGATCTCCATCGTCGGCGTCGGCATGATCAGCCATTCCGGCGTTGCCGCGAAGATGTTCGCCACCCTGGCCCGGGAAGGCATCAACATCGAGATGATCAGCACCTCGGAGATCAAGATCTCCTGTGTGGTGCACTCGAAATACACCGAGTTGGCCGTGATGGCGTTGCATGAGGCTTTCCAATTAGAGCAGCGCTCCTAG
- a CDS encoding biotin/lipoyl-binding protein, which produces MLKNISQNLLDERITPRDLREHGVRFLLDKIRQADGYYLTNTERDQSQSDFKNRIMPHTQLLVARPRNDAGYFSLEITGGASVHVDMLRKQINPLEKLQVLSERMPDTMFQTLCRGINLFGYRPYPENVVRLTVRTFARYVHVWRVFDFLNYIPNMRAVFEEVMASGCILEPSICFSTGPEHTDEYYVGKVGEILDVTGPDILLCIKNHGGLGTSKRIGDLVRAILDKYPDLIIHYHGHNTDGNDIGRIVEAVRNGAKIADAADHAFTGFYGPPPLLTVIETLEEYGQRAMGIDKQSVLDTSSMLRPEREYYKDLESQFLGFDPSVQVHKLPGGATGSSFEQAVKGGFLHRMPEILQHELPRVQTELGNWWSVTPGSQILWTTAVNNVLKGVRYKDANDDLKSLMLGRYGDLPFYWPSDEIYRAVFGPDWKEIRECDTCYQRIEDVDLDVEKKVLEKRLGRHATEDELVLYLQHPNDAVNFLKFETKFGKTWVLSPKIWFNRGGFSQGEKFDFPDAFGRLHTIEIGPQRKTKGGDMVTYMVIDHHTEPVLTVLEEEATGQAKKKMALSAKEIGELAKKGDIRSHITGTVNEIPVTEGAQVEPGQVLIILEAMKMLNNVASDLKGQVVEIRVSPGDKVEVGDPLMTVRKE; this is translated from the coding sequence ATGCTGAAGAATATTTCCCAGAACCTGCTCGACGAACGGATCACCCCGAGGGATCTGCGGGAGCACGGGGTCCGGTTCTTGCTGGACAAGATCCGGCAGGCCGACGGGTACTATCTGACCAATACGGAGAGGGATCAGTCACAGTCCGATTTCAAGAACCGGATCATGCCCCATACCCAGCTTCTCGTGGCCCGTCCGCGCAACGACGCGGGCTACTTCTCCCTGGAAATCACCGGCGGGGCCTCGGTCCACGTGGACATGCTGCGCAAGCAGATCAACCCCCTGGAGAAGCTCCAGGTGCTGAGCGAGCGCATGCCCGACACCATGTTCCAGACGCTCTGCCGGGGAATCAACCTCTTCGGCTACCGTCCCTACCCGGAAAACGTGGTCCGCCTGACGGTGCGCACCTTCGCCCGGTATGTCCACGTGTGGCGGGTGTTCGACTTCCTCAACTATATTCCCAACATGCGGGCGGTCTTCGAGGAGGTGATGGCGTCGGGATGCATCCTGGAGCCGTCCATCTGCTTCTCCACGGGGCCCGAGCACACCGATGAATACTACGTGGGAAAGGTGGGGGAGATCCTTGATGTCACGGGTCCGGACATCCTCCTGTGCATCAAGAACCACGGGGGGCTCGGAACATCAAAGCGCATCGGGGACCTGGTGCGGGCGATCCTCGACAAGTACCCGGATCTCATCATCCACTACCACGGCCACAACACCGACGGCAACGACATCGGCCGGATCGTCGAGGCGGTACGCAACGGGGCGAAGATCGCCGACGCGGCGGACCATGCCTTCACCGGGTTCTATGGACCCCCGCCGCTGCTCACAGTCATCGAGACCCTGGAAGAGTACGGACAGCGGGCCATGGGCATCGACAAGCAGTCCGTTCTGGACACCTCCAGCATGCTGCGTCCGGAGCGGGAGTACTACAAGGACCTCGAGTCCCAGTTTCTGGGATTCGATCCCTCCGTCCAGGTTCACAAGCTCCCCGGCGGGGCCACGGGATCGAGCTTCGAGCAGGCTGTGAAGGGCGGGTTCCTCCACCGGATGCCGGAGATCCTCCAGCATGAGCTTCCCCGTGTCCAGACGGAGCTGGGGAACTGGTGGAGCGTCACCCCGGGCTCGCAGATCCTCTGGACCACGGCGGTGAACAACGTCCTGAAGGGCGTCCGTTACAAGGACGCCAACGACGACCTGAAGAGCCTGATGCTGGGGAGGTACGGCGACCTGCCGTTCTACTGGCCCTCCGACGAGATCTACCGGGCCGTCTTCGGGCCGGACTGGAAAGAGATCCGGGAATGCGACACCTGCTACCAGCGCATCGAGGACGTTGACCTCGACGTGGAGAAGAAGGTCCTGGAAAAGCGCCTGGGCCGCCACGCCACGGAAGACGAACTGGTGCTCTACCTGCAGCACCCGAACGACGCCGTCAATTTCCTCAAGTTCGAGACAAAATTCGGAAAGACCTGGGTCCTGTCGCCCAAGATCTGGTTCAACCGGGGAGGATTCTCCCAGGGCGAGAAGTTCGATTTCCCCGATGCCTTCGGCCGGCTCCACACCATCGAGATCGGACCGCAGCGGAAGACCAAGGGGGGCGACATGGTGACCTACATGGTCATCGACCATCACACCGAGCCCGTCCTCACCGTACTGGAGGAAGAGGCGACGGGGCAGGCGAAGAAGAAGATGGCCCTGTCGGCCAAGGAGATCGGTGAACTGGCCAAGAAGGGCGACATCCGCTCCCATATTACCGGAACGGTCAACGAGATTCCCGTGACGGAAGGCGCCCAAGTGGAGCCGGGGCAGGTCCTGATCATTCTGGAGGCCATGAAGATGCTCAACAACGTGGCTTCCGACCTGAAGGGACAGGTCGTGGAGATCCGGGTGTCACCCGGCGACAAGGTCGAGGTGGGGGATCCCCTCATGACGGTCCGGAAGGAATAG
- a CDS encoding biotin carboxylase N-terminal domain-containing protein — translation MKVTVRQIRRVMIANRGEIALRILRTAKELSLDVVVVFEGPDSDAYYIRLAEDAVMIGDGPRKDYLDIDKIIWAAKKSGADAIHPGYGFLAENPDFSAACDKAGILFIGPPPGVISNLGNKVVARQIAQKAGIPCVPGTKDLLRGEAGVREAVDFGRMYGYPLMLKASAGGGGRGIRKVVDEADLLKQIPQARAETLAAFNDENIYVEKCIEAPRHVEVQILADKHGNVIHLGTRDCSIQRRHQKLLEIAPADLPPDVLEAMCDCAIRFARESGYVNAGTVEFLVDSKTSEFWFMEMNTRLQVEHTVTEELSGVDIVREQIRIAEGHVLSIPQELGLLRGKAIQVRINAEDPKNNFMPEGGKRLEVYQSSGGPGVRLDGVVYQGFKIPTEYDSMMVKMTVRGLNWEQAIQRLKRALQGFLIVGPKTTIPFYLAICDEPDFQAGRFDTSYLETHPGVFDYPEPEREVAKLAELIAEIHARKINPYAY, via the coding sequence ATGAAAGTGACTGTGCGGCAGATCAGGCGAGTGATGATTGCGAACCGGGGAGAGATCGCCCTCCGGATCCTGAGGACGGCCAAGGAACTGTCTCTGGATGTCGTGGTTGTTTTTGAAGGTCCCGACAGCGATGCCTACTACATCCGGCTGGCCGAAGATGCCGTCATGATCGGTGACGGGCCCCGGAAGGACTACCTGGACATCGACAAGATCATCTGGGCGGCCAAGAAGAGCGGTGCCGATGCGATCCATCCCGGGTACGGCTTCCTGGCGGAGAATCCCGATTTCTCGGCCGCCTGCGACAAGGCCGGCATCCTCTTTATCGGCCCCCCCCCGGGGGTCATCAGCAACCTGGGGAACAAGGTGGTGGCCCGCCAGATCGCCCAGAAGGCGGGGATTCCGTGCGTTCCCGGGACGAAGGATCTGCTCCGCGGAGAGGCGGGTGTCCGGGAGGCCGTCGATTTCGGGCGGATGTACGGATATCCCCTGATGCTCAAGGCATCCGCCGGCGGCGGCGGCCGGGGCATCCGGAAGGTGGTCGACGAGGCCGACCTCCTCAAGCAGATTCCCCAGGCCCGGGCTGAGACGCTGGCGGCCTTCAACGACGAGAACATCTATGTGGAGAAGTGCATCGAGGCGCCGCGCCACGTGGAGGTGCAGATCCTGGCGGATAAGCACGGCAACGTGATCCACCTGGGAACGAGGGACTGCTCGATCCAGCGGCGCCACCAGAAGCTCCTGGAGATCGCCCCGGCGGACCTGCCGCCGGATGTCCTGGAGGCGATGTGCGACTGCGCCATCCGGTTTGCCCGGGAGTCCGGATACGTCAACGCCGGCACGGTGGAGTTTCTCGTCGACTCGAAAACGAGCGAATTCTGGTTCATGGAGATGAATACCCGGCTCCAGGTGGAGCACACCGTGACGGAGGAGCTCTCCGGGGTGGACATCGTCCGTGAGCAGATCCGCATCGCCGAGGGCCATGTCCTGAGCATTCCCCAGGAGCTGGGGCTGCTCAGGGGCAAGGCTATCCAGGTTCGGATCAACGCGGAAGACCCGAAGAACAATTTCATGCCCGAGGGGGGCAAGAGGCTGGAGGTCTACCAGTCCTCCGGAGGCCCTGGCGTCCGGCTGGACGGCGTGGTCTACCAGGGATTCAAGATCCCCACGGAGTACGACTCGATGATGGTCAAGATGACCGTCCGGGGGCTGAACTGGGAGCAGGCCATCCAGCGACTGAAGCGGGCCCTCCAGGGTTTTCTCATCGTTGGACCCAAGACGACGATTCCCTTCTACCTGGCCATCTGTGACGAGCCGGATTTCCAGGCGGGCCGGTTCGATACGAGTTATCTCGAGACGCATCCCGGGGTTTTCGATTACCCCGAGCCGGAGCGCGAAGTGGCGAAACTGGCGGAGCTGATCGCGGAGATCCACGCCCGCAAGATCAACCCTTATGCATACTGA
- the acpS gene encoding holo-ACP synthase, giving the protein MIAGTGIDLVEVRRIDRLLQKWGDRFTGRFFAPGEAAYCGAKARPAIHYAARFAAKESFLKSLGIGLGMGVHLREIEVSRDRRGKPVLVLHGKAASMLRERGITAVHLSLTHTADHAAAVVILETEATRPTEKKSHVRE; this is encoded by the coding sequence GTGATTGCCGGTACGGGCATCGACCTGGTGGAGGTCCGGCGCATCGACCGGCTCCTCCAGAAATGGGGGGACCGCTTCACCGGCCGGTTCTTCGCCCCCGGGGAGGCCGCCTATTGTGGAGCCAAGGCCCGCCCGGCCATCCATTACGCGGCCCGTTTCGCCGCCAAGGAGTCCTTCCTGAAGAGCCTGGGCATCGGCCTGGGGATGGGCGTGCACCTGCGGGAGATCGAAGTTTCCCGGGACCGGCGCGGCAAGCCGGTCCTCGTGCTGCACGGGAAGGCCGCCTCCATGCTGAGAGAGCGGGGCATTACAGCGGTCCACCTGAGCCTGACCCACACGGCGGATCACGCGGCGGCCGTGGTGATCCTGGAGACGGAAGCGACAAGGCCGACGGAGAAGAAGAGCCATGTCCGGGAATGA